The region GGCACCAAACGCGACCGGAGCTGGATCGGTTACAAGGTCCACGTGAGCGAGACCTGCGACGACGATCATCCCCACCTCCTGACCAACATCGAGACCACCCTCGCCCCCGCCACCGACGTCGAGCAGTTAGCCGCCGTCCACGAAGGGCTGGCCGAGCGCGATCTCCTGCCAGGCGAACATCTTGTCGACGCGGGGTACGTCCGAGGACTGAACCTGGTCGCCAGCCAGCAGGATCACCAGATCGACCTGATCGGGCCGATCTACGAAGACCACCAGTGGCAGGCCAAGGCCGGGCAGGGCTTCGACGCGGCGCACTTCCGGGTCGATTGGAACGCCCGTCAGGCCACCTGCCCCCAAGGCAAGACCAGCGTTCGCTGGTGCGAGACGGACACGGCGCGCGGCCGGACGATGGTCTCCATCAGTTTCGCCGCCGCCGACTGCATGGCCTGCCCCACTCGGGCCCTCTGCACCCGGGCGAAGACCGGGGCGCGCAACATCACCCTGCAGTCCCGACCTGAGCACGAGGCCATCCAGGCGGCCCGCCAGCGTCAGCGGACGGACGAGTTCACCGCCCAGTACGCGCCCCGCGCCGGCATCGAGGGCACACTCTCCCAGGGGATCCGGGCATTCGGCCTCCGGAAGGCCCGATATCGTGGCCTGGCCAAGACCCACTTGCAGCACGTTGCCACCGCCACCGCCATCAACCTCGTCCGTCTCGCCGACTGGATGGACCAGGTGCCCCGCGCCACCACCCGCTGCTCAGCCTTCTCGGCCCTCGCGCCCACCGGCTGACCATTTCGGATATGGTCAGCCATTTCGCCAACGGTATCCCGTCAAGTGTGTAAATCGGTGTGGTGTGGCTCTCGTCGTCGGCGGGCCTGTGGGCCTGTGTGATAACGCGATAGGCGTTATCCACATGGCCACAGGCCGTGGGTCTACTGCGCCGCCGCGAGGGCAGGCGCCGGGTCGGCGGGGGCCTCCTTCCTGAGGGCGGCGAGCGACTCGGCGCTGAGGTAGCGTCGGGCGACCTGCCACTCGTCGTGCTGCTCGGCCAGGACGGCGCCGACGAGGCGGACGACGGCGTCCTGGTTGGGGAAGATGCCGACGACGTCGGTGCGGCGCTTGACCTCCTTGTTGAGGCGTTCGAGCGGGTTGTTCGACCAGATCTGGCGCCAGTGGCCCTTGGGGAAGGCGAGGTAGGCCAGGACGTCGGCCTCGGCCTCATCCATCGACGCGGCCACGCGCGGGGCGGTCACGCGAAAGCGATCGGCGACCAGACGCCATTGCTCGCGGGCGCTGTCGGGGTCCGGCTGGGCGAAGACGGTGCGGACGGTGGCGGCGACCATCTCGGCGGCGGACTTGGGGACCAGCGCCAGCAGGTTGCGGATGAAGTGGACGCGGCAGCGCTGCCAGCTCGCGCCGTGCAGGACGGCGGCGATCGCCCCCCGGAGGCCCTGGTGGGCGTCGCTGATGACCAGCTGCACCCCGGCGAGGCCGCGGGCGACCAGGCCGCGCAGGAAGCGGAGCCAGAAGGCGCCGTCCTCGCTCGGCCCGACGTCGAGCCCCAGCACCTCCCGTTGCCCCGCGTCGTTGACGCCGATCGCGATCACGACCGCCGTCGAGACCACCCGACCGCCGTCACGGGCCTTCACGTACGTCGCGTCCAACCAGACATACGGGTAGGCCGTCTCGAGGGGACGGCCCCGGAACCGCTCCACCTCCTCGTCCAGCGTCTCGCACAGCCGGCTCACCTGGCTCTTCGAGATCCCGTCCAGCCCCAGCGCCTTCACCAGGTCGTCGACCTTCCGCGTCGAGACGCCATGCACGTACGCTTCCCGGACGACGGCCACCAGCGCCTGCTCGCTCCGCTTCTGCGGCTCCAGCAACGTCGGGAAGTAGCTCCCGTCGCGCACCCGCGGCACCCGCAGCCCGATCGTCCCCACCCGCGTGTCCCACTCCCGCTCGCGGTACCCGTTCCGCTGCCCGCTGCGCTCCGCGGTCCGCTCGTGGCGCTCCGCCCCCAGGTGCTGGCTGACCTCGATCTCCATCAGCGCCTGCGTCAGCACCCGCACCCCTTCCCGCAAGAAATCCACGTCCCCGTTCTGCTCCGCCTTGCGCACCAGCTCCGCCAGTGCCATGCTCACCGTGTCGGCCATCGTCGTGCTCCTCTCATCGTGGTCTGGACAACTCCGATGAGAACCACACGGTGGCCGTCCTTGTCAACGGCCCCGGCTTTTACACACCTCCGGGGACTCTACCTGAGAGAGCGTCCACGTATCTTGGCACGGGCAGATCGATCGCTCTGAGTGGCGCGGCACTCGCCCTGGCGAGTTTGATGCTCCCTATTGCATCAGGGGCGCGATGGGAAGTACTGATGTGGCTCTTGGCAGGCAAGGCCTCTTTGGTGTGTCCGCTACTGTGTTCTTGGTGAGCTTGCAGACGGTGCGCCAGTACTTCACTCCGTATGAGATTCTGGGGCGTGTTAGCGG is a window of Chloroflexota bacterium DNA encoding:
- a CDS encoding IS256 family transposase, producing MADTVSMALAELVRKAEQNGDVDFLREGVRVLTQALMEIEVSQHLGAERHERTAERSGQRNGYREREWDTRVGTIGLRVPRVRDGSYFPTLLEPQKRSEQALVAVVREAYVHGVSTRKVDDLVKALGLDGISKSQVSRLCETLDEEVERFRGRPLETAYPYVWLDATYVKARDGGRVVSTAVVIAIGVNDAGQREVLGLDVGPSEDGAFWLRFLRGLVARGLAGVQLVISDAHQGLRGAIAAVLHGASWQRCRVHFIRNLLALVPKSAAEMVAATVRTVFAQPDPDSAREQWRLVADRFRVTAPRVAASMDEAEADVLAYLAFPKGHWRQIWSNNPLERLNKEVKRRTDVVGIFPNQDAVVRLVGAVLAEQHDEWQVARRYLSAESLAALRKEAPADPAPALAAAQ